A genomic window from Rhodothermales bacterium includes:
- a CDS encoding response regulator — MPNPRILWADDEIDLLKPHILFLESKGYEVTSVTNGSDAIEKVRDEQFEVVLLDEQMPGIGGLQTLAEINRIAPEVPVVMITKSEEERIMEEALGRQISDYLTKPVNPSQVLLTCKRILDRQRLRSEQATQTYLQAFNEITQALAAPLTSTEWIDLYNRMVRFDLEIEEDEGTRQILEDQYREANRVFGGYVEENYERWVAGAPPASEGDRPILSHEVVESAVIPHLASKRPVVFFVIDCMRYDQWLMFEKLLHPLFELEQKFHFSLLPTATPYSRNSIFSGLLPRDLARKYPKVWADGEEDEHSRNRNEEPFLRDQLTRKGVTCRLRYNKLVGTDDGRDFATNVHDLLQHDLSAVVVNFVDILAHSRSDSAVLKEIAPDERAYRALTRTWFEHSWLFQAFRDLAAAECTVVVTTDHGAIRSLHAAKVIGDRHTSTALRYKYGRNLKCDARHAIFVKDPEAYGLPSTGINSNFIIAKEDYYFVYPTNYNQYLNKYRDTMQHGGASMEEMILPIITMTPRRRTA; from the coding sequence TTTCTTGAGTCGAAGGGCTACGAAGTTACCAGCGTGACCAACGGCTCCGATGCGATCGAAAAGGTGCGCGACGAGCAGTTTGAGGTGGTCCTTCTGGACGAACAGATGCCGGGCATCGGAGGTCTCCAGACTCTTGCCGAAATCAACCGGATTGCTCCGGAGGTCCCGGTCGTGATGATCACGAAGAGCGAGGAGGAGCGCATCATGGAAGAAGCTCTCGGTCGCCAGATCAGCGACTACCTCACCAAGCCGGTAAACCCGAGCCAGGTCCTGCTCACGTGTAAGCGAATCCTCGACCGCCAACGCCTGCGCAGCGAACAAGCGACGCAGACTTACCTGCAAGCGTTCAACGAAATTACGCAGGCACTGGCGGCTCCGCTGACCTCGACCGAGTGGATTGATCTGTACAATCGCATGGTCCGCTTTGATCTTGAGATTGAAGAGGACGAGGGGACCCGGCAGATTCTCGAGGATCAGTATCGAGAGGCGAACCGGGTCTTCGGTGGTTATGTGGAGGAAAACTATGAGCGCTGGGTTGCCGGGGCGCCGCCAGCATCCGAAGGCGACCGTCCGATCCTTTCCCACGAGGTGGTCGAGTCAGCAGTCATACCGCATCTTGCATCAAAGCGACCGGTCGTCTTTTTTGTAATAGACTGCATGCGATACGATCAGTGGCTGATGTTCGAGAAGCTGCTGCATCCTCTCTTCGAACTGGAACAGAAGTTTCATTTTTCCCTGTTGCCCACAGCAACACCTTACTCGCGGAATTCAATCTTCAGCGGACTGCTGCCGCGTGACCTCGCCCGCAAATATCCAAAAGTGTGGGCGGACGGCGAAGAAGATGAGCATAGCCGCAACAGAAACGAAGAACCGTTCCTCAGAGACCAGTTGACCAGAAAGGGTGTGACCTGCCGGCTCCGCTACAACAAACTTGTCGGCACCGACGACGGTCGTGATTTTGCCACCAACGTGCACGACCTGCTGCAGCATGACTTGAGTGCCGTCGTGGTCAACTTCGTAGATATTCTCGCGCACTCTCGTTCCGATTCTGCCGTGCTCAAAGAGATCGCGCCGGACGAGCGGGCGTATCGCGCGCTCACCAGAACCTGGTTCGAGCACTCCTGGCTCTTTCAGGCTTTCAGGGATCTGGCTGCCGCCGAATGCACGGTTGTCGTCACGACAGATCACGGTGCGATCCGAAGTTTACATGCGGCAAAAGTGATCGGGGATCGCCACACGTCGACGGCACTGCGGTACAAGTACGGCCGCAATCTGAAGTGCGATGCGCGCCATGCCATCTTCGTCAAGGACCCCGAGGCCTACGGTCTGCCAAGTACGGGCATAAACTCAAATTTCATCATCGCCAAGGAAGACTACTACTTCGTGTATCCGACGAACTACAACCAGTATCTGAACAAATACCGGGACACGATGCAGCATGGTGGGGCGTCGATGGAAGAGATGATTTTGCCGATCATTACGATGACCCCCAGACGCAGGACGGCCTGA
- the tsaE gene encoding tRNA (adenosine(37)-N6)-threonylcarbamoyltransferase complex ATPase subunit type 1 TsaE produces MTDTLPAETTSPTETLEIGRRLAGRLKPGQVVALYGDLGSGKTHLAKGICAGLGLDPERVTSPTFALINEYVGKKWTVYHFDTYRLKSLDEFLALGYEEYFEGDGVCLIEWPDVVESVLPDDAVRIRLSHRTGDRRYIEFTRPGVYG; encoded by the coding sequence ATGACCGATACGCTTCCGGCGGAAACGACCTCGCCGACAGAGACGCTTGAGATAGGTCGCCGCCTCGCAGGCCGGCTCAAGCCGGGACAAGTTGTTGCACTGTACGGTGATCTGGGTTCGGGAAAGACTCACCTCGCAAAAGGAATATGCGCAGGACTGGGTCTGGATCCGGAGCGCGTCACAAGTCCGACGTTCGCGCTGATTAACGAGTATGTCGGTAAGAAGTGGACGGTCTATCACTTCGACACGTACCGCCTCAAGAGTCTCGACGAGTTTCTGGCCCTTGGTTACGAGGAGTACTTCGAGGGCGACGGCGTTTGCCTCATTGAATGGCCGGACGTTGTCGAGTCCGTTCTTCCGGACGATGCAGTTCGTATTCGTCTGAGTCATCGAACGGGCGATCGACGATATATCGAATTCACTCGTCCGGGCGTGTACGGTTGA
- a CDS encoding bifunctional folylpolyglutamate synthase/dihydrofolate synthase, translating to MINPDTKRAYDYLLGLPRFAVEGSAAYKPGLERMRALLTTADDPHRRYPCVHVAGTNGKGSVASMTASILTAEGKQTGLHTSPHLHSLEERMRINGAPASPDWVEGAIGRFRGPLEDVGASFFEATVLLSFLYFAEFGVDIGVVEVGLGGRYDATNVIRPEVSVITDISLEHTEILGSTLTEIAAEKAGIIKAGIPAITIAKGAAFDTIAEAARAVGSDIENVRRSCSVKSVDVRLTETRIELETPERRYDDLKIGLPGQHQIWNAVVAVRIVELLSRDPETDVSEDAIRSGLANVSRNAGFIGRLSTLSCQPLIVADVAHNTQGIDAVLKHLAAYSSGRLHVAIGLMKDKDAEGIARSLVASGASVSVVPIDADRAIDPAGFASLLKRSGLRVDIQGSVSHVLDRFRQTADAHDVLLLTGSHHIAASALEAVRTSD from the coding sequence TTGATCAATCCAGACACAAAACGAGCTTACGACTATCTGCTTGGGCTGCCGCGCTTCGCCGTAGAGGGTAGTGCCGCATACAAGCCCGGGCTGGAGCGAATGCGCGCGCTCCTGACGACGGCCGACGATCCGCATCGCCGGTACCCCTGCGTTCATGTCGCCGGTACCAACGGCAAGGGGTCTGTGGCGTCTATGACTGCATCGATCCTGACCGCTGAGGGCAAGCAGACCGGCCTGCACACGTCTCCACACTTGCACTCGTTGGAGGAGCGCATGCGGATCAATGGGGCGCCGGCATCCCCCGACTGGGTAGAGGGCGCCATCGGTCGTTTCAGAGGGCCACTGGAAGATGTCGGGGCCAGCTTCTTTGAAGCGACCGTTTTGCTCAGCTTCCTTTACTTCGCAGAGTTCGGAGTCGACATCGGTGTCGTCGAGGTGGGTCTGGGAGGTCGCTACGACGCGACAAATGTGATTCGGCCCGAGGTGTCCGTAATCACCGACATCAGCCTTGAGCACACCGAAATTCTGGGCAGTACGCTGACAGAAATTGCGGCGGAGAAAGCAGGGATCATCAAAGCGGGTATCCCGGCCATTACGATCGCGAAGGGTGCGGCTTTCGACACCATTGCCGAAGCCGCGCGCGCCGTCGGGTCAGACATCGAGAACGTGCGCAGGAGTTGTTCGGTCAAGAGCGTCGATGTCCGCTTGACCGAAACGCGGATTGAACTCGAAACACCAGAACGTCGCTACGACGATCTGAAGATTGGTCTTCCCGGTCAACACCAGATCTGGAACGCCGTGGTCGCTGTTCGAATCGTCGAGTTGCTGTCGCGTGACCCGGAGACTGATGTCTCCGAGGACGCTATCCGGTCGGGTCTTGCAAACGTGAGCAGGAACGCAGGATTTATAGGCCGGCTTTCGACTCTCAGTTGTCAGCCTCTGATCGTGGCGGACGTGGCACACAACACGCAGGGCATTGACGCCGTGCTGAAGCACCTCGCGGCATATTCATCGGGACGGCTCCATGTCGCTATCGGTCTCATGAAAGACAAGGACGCCGAAGGCATTGCCAGATCGCTTGTTGCCAGCGGCGCGAGCGTTTCCGTCGTTCCCATCGACGCCGATCGCGCTATAGACCCGGCCGGGTTCGCGTCATTGCTTAAGCGGAGCGGATTACGCGTCGATATTCAGGGAAGCGTATCACACGTGCTTGATCGGTTTCGTCAAACTGCTGATGCGCACGACGTACTTCTTCTGACCGGCTCTCACCATATTGCCGCCTCGGCTCTGGAAGCCGTCAGAACCAGTGATTGA
- the rho gene encoding transcription termination factor Rho, translating into MKISDLQDQKLPDLRDKARKMGLAGFSTMKKQDLIYKILEAHAERAADGSTRPPRDATDSDDGNRGKQSQGSSSSTPDRENGDRNSDTRQRSSERPSKSTRLEKVEIPERPSRDDDADALQDQGQADERGPGRDDRGDNDRGARDSQSRGDRQGRDDRDRGGRNRDDRGGRGERDRSDRSGRDGGNRDDRSRDRSDRSDGGDRGGRDRGRDRNERSDRGDRNDRGGRGERNRDGRGGRDSGNRDDRSRDRSDGGDRGGRGDRDRGRDRNERSDRGDRNDRGGRGERSGNVRGGNERSGSERGGSERGGRNRRRDNRRGKDNRRGGRENEERRKKVYEGRPEYMAQHDPSKTDLDGMIRKIGVLEILPDGYGFLRSAEYNYLPSPDDIYVSPSQIKRFSLKLGDTVDGEVRPPKEGERFFALIQVNTVNGRTPAELEDRPLFDYLTPLYPEKHLKLETKSTEYSSRILDLFCPIGMGQRGLIVAQPKTGKTILLQKLANAIHENHPDVYLMILLVDERPEEVTDMERNVSAAEVISSTFDQDPERHVQVADIVLEKAKRLVEAGQDVVILLDSITRLARAHNAITTNSGKTLSGGIEAGALRGPKRFFGAARNVEEGGSLTIIGTALIDTGSRMDEVIFEEFKGTGNSELVLDRGLSDRRIFPAVNVIKSGTRREELLIPEAKLQRIWILRKLLADMDALQAMSFLLDKMRGTRDNDEFLITMNS; encoded by the coding sequence ATGAAAATCTCCGACCTGCAAGACCAGAAACTCCCCGACCTTCGCGACAAGGCCCGCAAGATGGGACTCGCCGGCTTCTCAACCATGAAGAAGCAGGATTTGATATACAAGATTCTCGAGGCCCACGCAGAGCGTGCCGCCGATGGGTCCACACGGCCGCCACGCGACGCAACGGACTCTGATGACGGCAATCGAGGGAAACAATCGCAGGGCTCGTCGTCTTCGACGCCAGATCGGGAGAACGGTGACCGGAATTCCGACACGCGCCAACGAAGTAGTGAGAGGCCGAGCAAAAGCACACGTCTTGAGAAGGTCGAGATCCCCGAGCGGCCTTCAAGAGACGACGATGCAGACGCGCTGCAAGACCAGGGGCAAGCAGACGAGCGCGGACCCGGAAGAGATGATCGCGGTGACAACGACCGCGGTGCACGTGATTCACAATCGCGGGGCGACCGCCAGGGACGCGATGACCGCGATCGCGGAGGACGTAATCGTGATGACCGTGGCGGACGCGGAGAACGAGACCGTAGTGATCGTAGCGGACGCGATGGTGGCAACCGCGATGACCGTTCGCGTGACAGAAGTGACAGAAGTGACGGGGGTGACCGGGGCGGCCGAGACAGGGGTCGTGACAGGAACGAACGCAGCGACAGGGGTGATCGGAACGATCGCGGCGGACGCGGAGAACGAAACCGTGATGGTCGCGGCGGACGAGACAGCGGCAACCGCGACGACCGTTCGCGTGACAGAAGTGACGGGGGTGACCGGGGCGGTCGCGGTGACCGAGACAGGGGTCGTGACAGGAACGAACGCAGTGACAGGGGTGATCGCAACGATCGCGGCGGTCGCGGTGAACGCAGCGGGAACGTACGCGGCGGCAACGAACGCAGCGGCAGTGAACGCGGCGGCAGTGAACGTGGCGGCAGAAATCGCCGGCGTGACAACAGACGAGGCAAGGACAACCGACGTGGAGGACGCGAGAACGAGGAACGCCGCAAGAAGGTGTACGAGGGTCGCCCCGAGTACATGGCTCAGCACGATCCCAGCAAGACGGACCTCGACGGCATGATCCGGAAGATCGGGGTGCTCGAAATCCTTCCCGACGGATACGGCTTCCTCCGATCAGCTGAATACAACTACCTGCCGAGCCCCGACGACATCTACGTTTCGCCATCGCAAATCAAACGATTCAGCTTGAAGCTTGGCGATACAGTCGACGGTGAAGTTCGTCCCCCGAAAGAAGGAGAACGATTCTTCGCGCTGATACAGGTTAACACGGTGAACGGGCGAACACCTGCCGAGCTGGAAGACCGGCCGCTGTTCGATTATCTCACACCGCTCTACCCGGAGAAGCATCTAAAGCTCGAGACAAAATCTACCGAGTACAGCTCGCGAATCTTGGACCTCTTCTGCCCGATCGGGATGGGACAGCGTGGCCTCATTGTCGCGCAGCCGAAAACAGGAAAGACGATCCTTCTGCAGAAGCTTGCGAATGCGATCCACGAGAATCATCCCGATGTGTATCTGATGATCTTGCTGGTCGATGAGCGACCGGAAGAAGTCACGGACATGGAGCGCAACGTGAGCGCAGCGGAAGTCATTTCGTCGACGTTCGATCAGGATCCCGAACGACACGTTCAGGTCGCGGATATCGTCCTCGAAAAAGCAAAGCGATTGGTCGAAGCCGGACAGGATGTCGTAATCCTGCTCGACTCGATTACTCGACTCGCGCGCGCACACAACGCAATCACTACGAACAGCGGTAAAACGCTTTCCGGTGGAATCGAGGCGGGCGCGCTGCGCGGCCCGAAGCGTTTCTTTGGAGCCGCTCGCAATGTGGAGGAAGGTGGTTCGCTCACGATCATAGGAACCGCGCTCATCGATACGGGCAGCCGAATGGATGAGGTTATCTTCGAGGAGTTCAAAGGAACGGGTAACTCCGAACTGGTCCTTGATCGTGGTTTGTCCGACCGGCGAATCTTCCCGGCCGTCAACGTGATCAAGTCCGGAACACGTCGCGAAGAACTACTTATCCCCGAAGCCAAGCTTCAGCGGATCTGGATTCTCAGGAAACTGCTGGCCGACATGGATGCCCTGCAGGCCATGTCCTTCCTGCTCGACAAGATGCGAGGAACACGGGACAATGATGAATTCCTTATCACCATGAACTCGTAG